In Cydia strobilella chromosome 6, ilCydStro3.1, whole genome shotgun sequence, one DNA window encodes the following:
- the LOC134742163 gene encoding protein rogdi isoform X3 translates to MSDNEKEEAANLKEEFEWVLREEVHSILHQLHSVLVGCAHRFPVPLYGNEGQKQDKFILTSQPEQLKCIVTLTGDSITHADISFKVLRQMHTICRTSINQDGPWKLQQIQDAANHLQQAIGYIDNVDKHYIFRSSDEVLHIIQCLIGSLQRARTALVLPKKKAIDELMKSRNMKALSPNLPEDLAISFYIQSHKLIFVAYQLSSVHGTMRIDSCQADCAVPWLSDVLFMLTAALHMCQQLKDKVRRDCSTICTDWPDLGSFVCATVDYDD, encoded by the exons ATGAGTGATAACGAAAAGGAAGAAGCTGCCAATTTG aaAGAAGAATTCGAATGGGTTCTTCGAGAGGAGGTTCACTCGATCTTGCATCAGCTACACTCGGTTTTAgtc GGTTGTGCTCACAGATTTCCTGTCCCTCTGTATGGGAATGAGGGCCAGAAACAAGACAAATTTATATTGACCTCGCAGCCTGAACAGCTGAAATGCATTGTAACACTAACTGGCGACAGCATAACTCATgca GACATAAGTTTTAAAGTGCTTCGGCAAATGCACACAATATGCCGCACTTCAATCAACCAGGACGGGCCGTGGAAGCTTCAGCAGATCCAGGACGCAGCCAACCACTTGCAGCAAGCCATCGGCTACATTGACAATGTAGACAAACATTATATATTCAG GTCATCAGATGAAGTCTTACATATAATACAATGCCTGATTGGTTCCCTTCAAAGAGCCCGCACAGCACTAGTCCTCCCAAAAAAGAAAGCCATTGATGAACTAATGAAAAGTCGAAATATG AAAGCCCTATCACCAAACCTACCCGAAGACCTCGCAATATCATTCTACATCCAGTCGCACAAGCTGATATTCGTGGCCTACCAGCTCAGCTCGGTCCACGGCACCATGCGTATCGACTCGTGCCAGGCGGACTGCGCCGTTCCGTGGCTTAGTGATGTCTTGTTCATGCTGACGGCCGCATTACACATGTGTCAGCAGCTTAAGGATAAGGTGAGGAGGGATTGTAGCACCATTTGCACGGATTGGCCTGATCTTGGAAGCTTTGTTTGTGCTACTGTTGATTATGATgactaa
- the LOC134742163 gene encoding protein rogdi isoform X2: protein MSDNEKEEAANLKEEFEWVLREEVHSILHQLHSVLVGCAHRFPVPLYGNEGQKQDKFILTSQPEQLKCIVTLTGDSITHASCFSHQDISFKVLRQMHTICRTSINQDGPWKLQQIQDAANHLQQAIGYIDNVDKHYIFRSSDEVLHIIQCLIGSLQRARTALVLPKKKAIDELMKSRNMKALSPNLPEDLAISFYIQSHKLIFVAYQLSSVHGTMRIDSCQADCAVPWLSDVLFMLTAALHMCQQLKDKLCVFSQYKDFTVGSRSASMVFN from the exons ATGAGTGATAACGAAAAGGAAGAAGCTGCCAATTTG aaAGAAGAATTCGAATGGGTTCTTCGAGAGGAGGTTCACTCGATCTTGCATCAGCTACACTCGGTTTTAgtc GGTTGTGCTCACAGATTTCCTGTCCCTCTGTATGGGAATGAGGGCCAGAAACAAGACAAATTTATATTGACCTCGCAGCCTGAACAGCTGAAATGCATTGTAACACTAACTGGCGACAGCATAACTCATgca TCTTGTTTCTCCCACCAGGACATAAGTTTTAAAGTGCTTCGGCAAATGCACACAATATGCCGCACTTCAATCAACCAGGACGGGCCGTGGAAGCTTCAGCAGATCCAGGACGCAGCCAACCACTTGCAGCAAGCCATCGGCTACATTGACAATGTAGACAAACATTATATATTCAG GTCATCAGATGAAGTCTTACATATAATACAATGCCTGATTGGTTCCCTTCAAAGAGCCCGCACAGCACTAGTCCTCCCAAAAAAGAAAGCCATTGATGAACTAATGAAAAGTCGAAATATG AAAGCCCTATCACCAAACCTACCCGAAGACCTCGCAATATCATTCTACATCCAGTCGCACAAGCTGATATTCGTGGCCTACCAGCTCAGCTCGGTCCACGGCACCATGCGTATCGACTCGTGCCAGGCGGACTGCGCCGTTCCGTGGCTTAGTGATGTCTTGTTCATGCTGACGGCCGCATTACACATGTGTCAGCAGCTTAAGGATAAG CTGTGTGTGTTCTCGCAGTACAAAGACTTCACGGTGGGCTCCCGCTCCGCGTCAATGGTGTTTAACTGA
- the LOC134742163 gene encoding protein rogdi isoform X4 codes for MSDNEKEEAANLKEEFEWVLREEVHSILHQLHSVLVGCAHRFPVPLYGNEGQKQDKFILTSQPEQLKCIVTLTGDSITHADISFKVLRQMHTICRTSINQDGPWKLQQIQDAANHLQQAIGYIDNVDKHYIFRSSDEVLHIIQCLIGSLQRARTALVLPKKKAIDELMKSRNMKALSPNLPEDLAISFYIQSHKLIFVAYQLSSVHGTMRIDSCQADCAVPWLSDVLFMLTAALHMCQQLKDKLCVFSQYKDFTVGSRSASMVFN; via the exons ATGAGTGATAACGAAAAGGAAGAAGCTGCCAATTTG aaAGAAGAATTCGAATGGGTTCTTCGAGAGGAGGTTCACTCGATCTTGCATCAGCTACACTCGGTTTTAgtc GGTTGTGCTCACAGATTTCCTGTCCCTCTGTATGGGAATGAGGGCCAGAAACAAGACAAATTTATATTGACCTCGCAGCCTGAACAGCTGAAATGCATTGTAACACTAACTGGCGACAGCATAACTCATgca GACATAAGTTTTAAAGTGCTTCGGCAAATGCACACAATATGCCGCACTTCAATCAACCAGGACGGGCCGTGGAAGCTTCAGCAGATCCAGGACGCAGCCAACCACTTGCAGCAAGCCATCGGCTACATTGACAATGTAGACAAACATTATATATTCAG GTCATCAGATGAAGTCTTACATATAATACAATGCCTGATTGGTTCCCTTCAAAGAGCCCGCACAGCACTAGTCCTCCCAAAAAAGAAAGCCATTGATGAACTAATGAAAAGTCGAAATATG AAAGCCCTATCACCAAACCTACCCGAAGACCTCGCAATATCATTCTACATCCAGTCGCACAAGCTGATATTCGTGGCCTACCAGCTCAGCTCGGTCCACGGCACCATGCGTATCGACTCGTGCCAGGCGGACTGCGCCGTTCCGTGGCTTAGTGATGTCTTGTTCATGCTGACGGCCGCATTACACATGTGTCAGCAGCTTAAGGATAAG CTGTGTGTGTTCTCGCAGTACAAAGACTTCACGGTGGGCTCCCGCTCCGCGTCAATGGTGTTTAACTGA
- the LOC134742163 gene encoding protein rogdi isoform X1, giving the protein MSDNEKEEAANLKEEFEWVLREEVHSILHQLHSVLVGCAHRFPVPLYGNEGQKQDKFILTSQPEQLKCIVTLTGDSITHASCFSHQDISFKVLRQMHTICRTSINQDGPWKLQQIQDAANHLQQAIGYIDNVDKHYIFRSSDEVLHIIQCLIGSLQRARTALVLPKKKAIDELMKSRNMKALSPNLPEDLAISFYIQSHKLIFVAYQLSSVHGTMRIDSCQADCAVPWLSDVLFMLTAALHMCQQLKDKVRRDCSTICTDWPDLGSFVCATVDYDD; this is encoded by the exons ATGAGTGATAACGAAAAGGAAGAAGCTGCCAATTTG aaAGAAGAATTCGAATGGGTTCTTCGAGAGGAGGTTCACTCGATCTTGCATCAGCTACACTCGGTTTTAgtc GGTTGTGCTCACAGATTTCCTGTCCCTCTGTATGGGAATGAGGGCCAGAAACAAGACAAATTTATATTGACCTCGCAGCCTGAACAGCTGAAATGCATTGTAACACTAACTGGCGACAGCATAACTCATgca TCTTGTTTCTCCCACCAGGACATAAGTTTTAAAGTGCTTCGGCAAATGCACACAATATGCCGCACTTCAATCAACCAGGACGGGCCGTGGAAGCTTCAGCAGATCCAGGACGCAGCCAACCACTTGCAGCAAGCCATCGGCTACATTGACAATGTAGACAAACATTATATATTCAG GTCATCAGATGAAGTCTTACATATAATACAATGCCTGATTGGTTCCCTTCAAAGAGCCCGCACAGCACTAGTCCTCCCAAAAAAGAAAGCCATTGATGAACTAATGAAAAGTCGAAATATG AAAGCCCTATCACCAAACCTACCCGAAGACCTCGCAATATCATTCTACATCCAGTCGCACAAGCTGATATTCGTGGCCTACCAGCTCAGCTCGGTCCACGGCACCATGCGTATCGACTCGTGCCAGGCGGACTGCGCCGTTCCGTGGCTTAGTGATGTCTTGTTCATGCTGACGGCCGCATTACACATGTGTCAGCAGCTTAAGGATAAGGTGAGGAGGGATTGTAGCACCATTTGCACGGATTGGCCTGATCTTGGAAGCTTTGTTTGTGCTACTGTTGATTATGATgactaa